The Bifidobacterium animalis subsp. animalis ATCC 25527 genomic interval TCGCGTTCCTCGCCATGGTGGCCGTGCTCATGTGCTTCTCACCGAGCTACCGCATTGCGCTCGTCGCCGGTGTGATCTGGCTCGCCGTGCTGTTCGCCGCGTATGCGATCACCTCGCGCGCCTCGGCGAATCGCGACGCGAAGACCGTGCTCGACTCCACGCGCAAGTAGGCGTTGCCGTCGGCCGCTGTGTGGTCGGTTTTGCGGAAGCATCCGTATGCTGTGCCGTTGATGGGGTGGTTTGCGGTCCGTTGTGCGGATGCTTCCGAAAGCTGTGCTGCTGACGGGGTGGTTTCTGGCCTGGTTCTCGGATGCCTCCGTATGCTGTGCCGCATTGGCAGGCGGCACGCGGGAGACGGCCACTGTACTCCAGATTGGTTTTCGCATAATCTATATATGTATGTTGTGCGATGGCGCGCAACATGTATAGATGGAGGTGGCCATGGCATACATCGAGTTCAATGATGTGGTCAAGGAGTACCCTGCCGGTTCCTCCTCCATCCGCGCGCTCGACGGTGCGAACTTCACTGCGGACGAAGGCGAGCTCAGCGTGATCCTTGGCCAGTCCGGCGCCGGCAAGACGACTGCGCTGAACATTCTCGGCGGCATGGATACCGCCACCTCGGGACGTGTGATCGTGGGCGGCCGCGACATCACCGACCTCAGTCACCATGATCTGGTGACGTACCGGCGCAACGACATCGGCTTCGTATTCCAGTTCTATAACCTGATTCCTAATCTGACGGCGCTCGAGAATGTGGAGCTCGCCTCGCAGATTTGCACAGACCACTTCGACCCGGCGCAGACCTTGGCGAAAGTGGGGCTCGCGGATCGACTTGGCAATTTCCCGGCGCAGCTGTCTGGCGGCGAGCAGCAGCGGGTGTCGATCGCGCGCGCATTGGCGAAGAAACCGAAGCTGCTGCTGTGCGACGAACCGACCGGCGCGCTCGACTACGAGACCGGCAAGGAGGTGCTGCAACTGCTGCAGGACATCTGCCGTACCGAGCGCATGACCGTGCTCATTGTGACGCACAACTCCGCCCTCGCCCCGATGGCGCACAAGGTGATTCGGTTCCGCTCCGGCAAGGTGACGAGCCAGGAGACCAACGAACACCCGGTGCCGATCTCGCAGATCGAATGGTAGGTGGCGAGATGGCACGGCGTAAAGG includes:
- a CDS encoding ABC transporter ATP-binding protein — encoded protein: MAYIEFNDVVKEYPAGSSSIRALDGANFTADEGELSVILGQSGAGKTTALNILGGMDTATSGRVIVGGRDITDLSHHDLVTYRRNDIGFVFQFYNLIPNLTALENVELASQICTDHFDPAQTLAKVGLADRLGNFPAQLSGGEQQRVSIARALAKKPKLLLCDEPTGALDYETGKEVLQLLQDICRTERMTVLIVTHNSALAPMAHKVIRFRSGKVTSQETNEHPVPISQIEW